A window of Mucilaginibacter robiniae genomic DNA:
GAAGCGGCCTTGGCTACACCTATAATTGAGCCGGAGCCTACGCCTTATGTACTGCAAACCAGTTTGGATGATTATTATGTAAGCTATCGCATCAATGCATTTGTAAAGCAACCTAATAAGCAAGCTGTTATATATTCTGCATTGCATCAAAATATACAAGATAAGTTTAATGAAGCTGGTATCGAAATCATGTCGCCTCATTACAGGGCCGTTCGCGATGGTAGCATACCCGCTATGCCGTCCGAATATCCGCCCGAAAATGAGATGACTTCACCTGCTCAACCCAAACAATCTTAAAAGGAAGCAACATTATTTATTCCATTTTCGCAGTAAAAGATCTAGTGCTTCTTTGTCGGGCATCTGTTGTGCATGTGGCTGCTCGCTTAATATCATGGTTTGATGGTTTTGAGTATTGTAAGCTGGCCAAGATGGCAGGCCATTGCTGTTGGGATTACCAGTCTTAACAAAATTAGCCCAGTAGGCAGATAGTGTATGCGCTAGTTTATGATCTACCGGTTCCCAAGGGCGGTTCACAAATTTTAGGTTATCGTACACGTAAGGTACCTCACCGGTATGAAAAGCGCCATAGCCTACATAAGCGCCTGTTGCAGGCAGTTTGCGGGTAAAACGGTAAACATATATCTGCTGCTGTCCACTGGTTGATTGCTGATTGGCTAACAAGTAATTTTGCATACCAAAATGCTGATCGCGACCAAAGTTATATTGGGATTGTTTAGCCTGTGCTTCATCATCAGCCGGATAAAACTTTAGGAAGACAGAAGCCTGATTGCTGAACAGGGTTTGCGCTAGGTTCTTAAAACCCGCGGCGTTTTGCAACGAGCCGTATAAAAAGCCTTCGTTTTCGTTCCAACCCGTAAGCAATGGTACTTGATGTTGCCGCCCGGCTGCAAAACAATCATGTACTGATTCGGGTAAAACATAGCCATCTACAATTACTTTATTATAGCCTTTGGCGGTATTTTGTAATTGCTCAGCCGGTAGGTTCCGTAGGTCAGTAATAGTAGTAGCATGTAGTTGTTGAGCTAGTTCCAAGCCATGTTGTTCTTCGTGTTGTAGTGTGTTTTCGTTGCGCTCGGTACCGGCTACCATAGCGCCGCTTTCGGCAATGGCTTTCTGGAACAGGTTTTTAGTAAGTGGCGAAGCCATTAAACAGTTTACACTCATTGACCCGGCCGATTGCCCAGCAATAGTTACGTTATTCGGGTCCCCACCAAAAGCAGCTATGTTTTGATGGACCCATTGCAGCGCGGCTACCTGGTCTAACAATCCGTAATTGCCAGAGCTATGATGCGCCGACTCCCGTGTAAGTTCAGGATGCGCAAAAAAACCGAATACGCCGACCCGGTAGTTAAAACTTACAAATACAATACCTTTGCGAGCCATAGCCTCGCCATCGTAAATAGGCACAGCGCTGCCACCCGAATTAAAGCCACCTCCATAAATCCAAACCAGTACCGGTTTTTTCTTGCGGACTGGTGGTGCTTCCGCCCAAACATTCAGGTAAAGACAATCTTCGCTAACGGGTGCTTTAGGGATTAGAAACTCTTCCGACCACATGCTAAAGGGTACTGGTGTACCTTGGTATGGGCTGGGGCCAAACTGGGTACAAGCGCGTACGCCGGTCCAGGGTGTTGCTAGTTTTGGAGCTGTCCACCGTAGTTGACCAACAGGTGGTTGTGCATATGGGATACCCTTATAAGCTACAATGTTACTGGTTAAGCTTTTTACGCCCGATATATAGCCAGTGGTAATATGAACAGTAGGAGTGGGCTGATTAGCATGCCGGATAGTTATAAAGCTTAATAAAACGGCCAAACAGATTATACTGCCCATAGCCATCATTAACTTTTTCATAGGGAGCTGTTTTTGGTAAACAATAAAAGTAATGGCTTTTGCGAGATATTGAAAGATTTGGTAATGTCCGAATTGGATTGTTAACGAACTTTGGCTCCTTGTAGCTTCAGTTCTTCAAGTACTTCTATTTTAACTTGTTGTTTAGAATCACCAGTACCAATACAGTCGTTGATTAAAATAACTTCAAAGCCATTTTTTAGCGCGTCTTCTGCTGTTTCTTTGACGCAATATTCAGCTAAAAAACCAGCAATAAAGAGTTTTCTATAGCCTTGTGTTTTAAGATGATCAGTAAAAGATTGTGAGGTAAAAGCACTATGTGCCGTTTTAATGATTACAGTTACCGCCTCGTCAAGTGGAATGTCAATTTGGTGACCAAATGTACCGGGAATACCCATGGATAAGCCTTCTTCGAACTGATGTGGTCTATAATCCGACTGGACAATTACAACTGGTATATGGCCTTTCTCTTCCATTAGTTTAATAATGTTAGTTTTTGCCCGCGATATTTGCTGTAAACCGTAGTTTTTCTTTGCGTAAGCTCCGTCAAGGTGAGTGAAATCGTTTTGCGGGTCGATAATTACAAGTAGTACATCATTATTATCGTTAACCATACACAAAACTAGCAAATAAATACCGGCAGCCATATCAATAAACAAACTGAGACAATACCAAAGTCTTGATGTTGTTCTTACAGCTTAAGTTTTTCTTTAATCAGTGCCAGGTGTACCTGCTTTTTTTCTTGCCGAAGCTGAATGGCTGTTGAGGTAAAATAGTGGTGACTTTCCAGAAAACGTACTTGCAGTTTATTCCACTCCTCCTCGGTAGAAAGAACGCCAAAGCTCAATAGTTCCTGAAAGAGTTTATAGCCAACAGCGAAAAAGTCGTCTCGGCCCAGGTAATCTAAATCTGCGTCAGCCAGTATTTCTTCCAGATGATTTTTAGGTGTTTGCGGAAGCCGGGTGGCCATAATGATGCCGCAAATGCGGCTGATTTCTTCCTCGTTGTAGCCGTAAGTCGGCAAATTTTCCTGTGCAATACGGCAGGATTCTTCTTCATGATCTTGTGATCCTTTTAGAAAACCAGCGTCATGATACCGGGCTGCGGTTAGCAGCAATTGTGTTTCGTAAGCAGATAGGCCCTCCTGTTTAGCCAGCATCTCAGCCGCTTCATATACATCCTGCACATGCTCAATACTATGATAGTATAGATGATTAGGAAGTTCCTGCCTAAGCTTGTTCATGATGAAGTTTCCGGCTTGTTCAAACTGCATATTGAGTAGGGGCAATGAGGCTTAACTAAAGTAATGATATTTACAGGTTTCAAGTCAAATAGTTACAGTAATAATAATCAAACACTATCCGGCTTAATCATTATTACTGTAGTTGGACTATAAAAGTTACCTTGTGATAGCTTAGTTAAGCGGTAAGATAAACCAAAAGGTACTGCCTTTGCCCAGTTCGCTTTCTACACCAATTTGGCCTTGGTGCCTTTGTATAATTTCGGCACTTAAATACAGGCCAATGCCAAAGCCCGATATATTTTGCATATGTTGGCTATCTACCCGGTAGTACCGGTCAAAAAGCCGTTCGGCATCATGGGGTTTAATACCCATACCTTCATCCGTAACCGTTACTTTAACCCCTGTGCTTGTTGCTGAGCAGTTAATGGTAATAGCCGTGTTTTTGGGCGAGTATTTAATAGCGTTGCTAACTAGGTTAGATAAAACTGAACCAATTTTATCCTGGTCGGCATGTAGAGGGGAATGAAACTCAGAATTAAAGCTGATAGTATGACTGCTGGTATGTAACCGTGCTTCATCTATTACCTCTTCAATAAGCTGGTTCAAATTAAAGTTTTGTTTATTTAACAGTATTTTACCCGATTCTAAACGTGAAACATTCAGGAAGCCGCTAATCAGCGTATTCATTTTCCTGATTTGGGTAATCACCTTTTCCAGAGTGTTTGCTGTGAATTTATCCTCCGTACGCTGGGCTTTAACCTGTAACAACTGTGCATAACCGCTTAATGAAGTAA
This region includes:
- a CDS encoding carboxylesterase/lipase family protein, which codes for MKKLMMAMGSIICLAVLLSFITIRHANQPTPTVHITTGYISGVKSLTSNIVAYKGIPYAQPPVGQLRWTAPKLATPWTGVRACTQFGPSPYQGTPVPFSMWSEEFLIPKAPVSEDCLYLNVWAEAPPVRKKKPVLVWIYGGGFNSGGSAVPIYDGEAMARKGIVFVSFNYRVGVFGFFAHPELTRESAHHSSGNYGLLDQVAALQWVHQNIAAFGGDPNNVTIAGQSAGSMSVNCLMASPLTKNLFQKAIAESGAMVAGTERNENTLQHEEQHGLELAQQLHATTITDLRNLPAEQLQNTAKGYNKVIVDGYVLPESVHDCFAAGRQHQVPLLTGWNENEGFLYGSLQNAAGFKNLAQTLFSNQASVFLKFYPADDEAQAKQSQYNFGRDQHFGMQNYLLANQQSTSGQQQIYVYRFTRKLPATGAYVGYGAFHTGEVPYVYDNLKFVNRPWEPVDHKLAHTLSAYWANFVKTGNPNSNGLPSWPAYNTQNHQTMILSEQPHAQQMPDKEALDLLLRKWNK
- a CDS encoding cysteine hydrolase family protein, producing the protein MAAGIYLLVLCMVNDNNDVLLVIIDPQNDFTHLDGAYAKKNYGLQQISRAKTNIIKLMEEKGHIPVVIVQSDYRPHQFEEGLSMGIPGTFGHQIDIPLDEAVTVIIKTAHSAFTSQSFTDHLKTQGYRKLFIAGFLAEYCVKETAEDALKNGFEVILINDCIGTGDSKQQVKIEVLEELKLQGAKVR
- a CDS encoding HD domain-containing protein; protein product: MQFEQAGNFIMNKLRQELPNHLYYHSIEHVQDVYEAAEMLAKQEGLSAYETQLLLTAARYHDAGFLKGSQDHEEESCRIAQENLPTYGYNEEEISRICGIIMATRLPQTPKNHLEEILADADLDYLGRDDFFAVGYKLFQELLSFGVLSTEEEWNKLQVRFLESHHYFTSTAIQLRQEKKQVHLALIKEKLKL